In Plasmodium reichenowi strain SY57 chromosome 5, whole genome shotgun sequence, the following proteins share a genomic window:
- a CDS encoding hypothetical protein (conserved Plasmodium protein, unknown function) has protein sequence MKENYMIRHLFKKYGLKCYNSMSKGLLDNIRNGNSIVLYEKNVNKNLMNLLYKKHYNTYKNRVFNSAMYNNTPSNYMNNPENNNMNHLQNNSNYKYENPNNYYQPKYNNNLNNETNENNTTYQYFSIFGSTAMCLIKPIFPDYITNKNKVTIYGKGGFQFVFMRKQSNSNKYDKNNKMNIFIKINSLSNVLSLNDVEKLKNPIIIKGSNNNYLTIDKHKEKKDHIVIKYKYQPSNSPENNFNDMNNMDTDINENMIINDVNDEKRNNFEELHVSFSFSEFLLFQKAANLLLPQLIGWAKQY, from the coding sequence atgaaggaaaattatatgattaGACACTTATTTAAGAAATATGGTTTAAAATGCTATAACAGTATGAGTAAAGGGTTGTTagataatataagaaatgGAAATTCTATAGTGctatatgaaaaaaatgtaaataaaaatttaatgaatttattatataaaaaacattataacacatataaaaatcGAGTTTTTAATTCAGctatgtataataatacaccttcgaattatatgaacaatccagaaaataataatatgaaccatttacaaaataattctaattataaatatgaaaacCCAAATAACTATTATCAACctaaatataataataatctaaataatgaaactaatgaaaataatacGACGTATCAATATTTCAGTATATTCGGAAGTACAGCTATGTGTCTAATCAAACCCATATTTCCtgattatataacaaacaaaaacaaaGTAACTATATATGGTAAGGGGGGGTTTCAATTTGTATTTATGAGAAAACAAAGTAATTCTAATAAATATGAcaaaaacaataaaatgaatatatttattaaaattaatagtTTATCAAATGTTTTATCTTTAAATGATGTAgagaaattaaaaaatcCTATAATCATCAAAGGAAGTAATAATAACTATTTAACAATTGATAAGCATAAAGAGAAAAAGGATCATattgtaataaaatataaataccAACCTTCTAATAGTCCCGAAAACAATTTTAatgatatgaataatatggataCGGAcattaatgaaaatatgattattaaTGATGTTAATGATGAAAAGAGAAACAATTTTGAAGAATTGCATGTAAGTTTTTCCTTTTCCGAATTTCTACTCTTTCAAAAAGCTGCTAACTTATTATTACCTCAATTAATAGGATGGGCAaaacaatattaa
- a CDS encoding bis(5'-nucleosyl)-tetraphosphatase, putative, whose translation MKINIIKAFGILLCRLKKYNPVITGDINKFEFLLLKASYADRHWTPPKGLHENNESGLETAVRETLEETGINKDKYKLLNYQKTLKYNVKDKPKETTYYLAMLLNNEENVILSDEHTDYKWIGSHESDTYNLPESLADLLKEAEEFLIKEQL comes from the exons ATGAA aattaatattattaaagcttttggaatattattatgtagacttaaaaaatataatccAGTTATTACAGGAGATATTAATAAGTTTGAATTTCTCCTTTTGAAAGCTTCATATGCAGATAGACATTGGACACCTCCAAAAG GATTGcatgaaaataatgaaagCGGTTTAGAAACAGCAGTAAGAGAAACATTGGAAGAAACTGGAATAAATAaggataaatataaacttCTCAATTATCAAAAG actttaaaatataatgtgAAAGATAAACCAAAAGAGACCACGTATTATTTGGCTATGTTGTTAAATAACGAGGAAAATGTAATTTTATCTGATGAACACACGGATTATAA ATGGATTGGAAGCCATGAATCAGATACTTATAACCTTCCTGAATCCTTAGCtgatttattaaaagaagcagaagaatttttaataaaagaacAACTATAA
- a CDS encoding hypothetical protein (conserved Plasmodium protein, unknown function), translating into MENKIMLNINMLMKKFLTEEKEYIKFMNKEKNDIIVFEKENFYIYTNVLCGIESRKKEKYNVGDIYLFLCLAKSNYTFSYINSIGYKYISILERNKIIKTIEENQEDTDEIKINCYIYDQEKNINLNKYINTHNDYLINIDLFDKLDDVEMESDILFTQKNYNNDIYDKFNQDKQNNDEYISNINDKIIEKKNINEDTHNYTDENLISFDYTKKLFDINKINESFIIHMKNDDIFCTSLYNKYKMRKSSTKKINKLKKRKYNFIQDDVCSTIYDEMVYFNNNEINTIIEGNNNVNNNFDFIKVEHNMERIMNKTNYDLYNDNNEKNNMDDHTYNNDLYYYNDNNVSDEKEKKIKTYNLVKHYYENNVFKNIFFQNMNLYSLIKNIYLTNISNEEYIDKSTHFIIQNFYNNFISYIENYDKYVLMSNEQRHEQIKNIKNNNTNGQEKDIINDEYYFNNEYVDKNKLEVLLSSFNENYVDINEIYKDNIYPSFENYKDMYINNNNNNSSSNNNMDVIPLLIRRKRKYHNLSFDDKYSLQYLKNFNDHDKLIFFNNMISKYIYAISDKHFYERNKKTINFVHNFLYQYNVSLNDIKEYYNIILPQKKYLALQKMSYENEGHKSDNQFDDNNDDDNMFEICKDQNVDLNNDNYVDDVINRNIKRYNEKKIAKNKYLQINSCDLNNSSIFHALQLDNNIKDNNFELIKSVSVKEVNVKDVHDNLGNNSADFSRIHNYFKEELLNKNNIKNVFINGIKKNIIVDDQSKMDDKKKIKKKNYKWIDEIHLVYKKRPIIIIEKNQIITNNDNKSIIDNTRKPIINKNNVKSFLLHNKLLTTNNDDNILQNDKNKQNVFHSTSLIYKMFNKSIKFLFVEINHIKKFTQNDWKCVIAVILNSKESIKYIFKYYPYQITTTLFYPFKNFLFIYNDDTIPHELLSQSNMEIIKLNRDHRNDDHLAVQKFWKKIEHFILQKRDSNFYIPKKKKLV; encoded by the coding sequence atggagaACAAGATTATGCTAAACATAAACATGCTGATGAAAAAGTTCCTCACTGAAGAGAaggaatatattaaatttatgaataaagaaaagaatgatataatagtatttgaaaaagagaatttttatatatatactaatGTATTATGTGGAATTGAAAgtagaaaaaaagaaaaatataatgttggtgatatatatttatttttatgtttagCAAAAAGTAATTATACGTTTTCTTATATTAATTCGATTggttataaatatattagtATATTAGAAcgaaataaaataataaaaactaTTGAAGAGAATCAAGAAGATACagatgaaataaaaataaattgttatatatatgatcaagaaaaaaatattaatttgaataaatatataaatacacataacgattatttaataaatatagatCTCTTTGATAAATTAGATGACGTAGAAATGGAAAGTgacatattatttacacaaaagaattataataatgatatttatgataaatTTAATCAGGACaaacaaaataatgatgaatatatatctaatattaatgacaaaattatagaaaaaaaaaatattaatgagGATACACATAATTATACTGACGaaaatttaatttcttttgattataccaaaaaattatttgatataaataaaattaatgaGTCATTTATAATCCATATgaaaaatgatgatatattttgtacctctctatataataaatataaaatgagaaaaagctcaacaaaaaaaattaataaacttaaaaaacgtaaatataattttatacaaGACGATGTATGTTCTACTATATATGACGAAATGGTTTATTTTAACAACAATGAAATTAATACAATAATAGAgggaaataataatgtaaataataatttcgATTTTATAAAAGTTGAACATAATATGGAACGTATAATgaataaaacaaattatgacttatataatgataataatgaaaagaataatatggatgatcatacatataacaatgatctttattattataatgataacaaTGTTTCagatgaaaaagaaaaaaaaataaaaacttACAATCTTGTAAaacattattatgaaaataatgtctttaaaaatatattttttcagAATATGAATTTGTATtcattaataaaaaatatatatttaacaaatatatctaatgaagaatatatagataaaagcacacattttattattcaaaacttttataataattttatttcttatattgaaaattatgataaatatgtaCTAATGTCAAATGAACAGAGGCACGAgcaaattaaaaatataaaaaataataatacgAATGGACAAGAAAAGgatattataaatgatgaatattattttaataacGAATAtgttgataaaaataagttGGAAGTATTGTTATCGTCTTTCAATGAAAATTATGTAGacataaatgaaatatataaggacaatatatatccatcatttgaaaattataaagatatgtacataaataataataataataatagtagtagtaataataatatggatgTGATTCCATTATTAATACgtagaaaaagaaaatatcATAACCTTTCATTTGatgataaatattcattacaatatttaaaaaattttaatgatcatgataaattaattttttttaacaatatgatttctaaatatatatatgcaatTAGTgataaacatttttatgaaaggaataaaaaaaccataaattttgttcataattttttatatcaatataatgtatcattgaatgatataaaagaatattacaatattatattacctcaaaaaaaatatctaGCACTACAAAAGATGTCATATGAAAATGAAGGTCATAAAAGTGATAATCAAtttgatgataataatgatgatgataatatgtTCGAAATATGTAAAGATCAAAATGTagatttaaataatgataattatgTTGATGATGTCATAAATAGGAATATTAAAAGgtataatgaaaaaaaaattgcaaaaaataaatatttacaaattAATAGTTGCGATTTAAATAATTCCTCTATATTTCATGCCCTCCAattagataataatattaaagataataattttgaattaataaaatcTGTAAGTGTAAAAGAAGTAAATGTTAAAGATGTTCATGATAACTTAGGAAACAATTCAGCAGATTTTAGTAGaatacataattattttaaagaagagcttttaaataaaaataatataaaaaatgtatttataaatggtattaagaaaaatattattgtcGATGATCAATCAAAAATggatgataaaaaaaaaataaaaaaaaaaaattataaatggATAGATGAAATACATTTggtatataaaaaaagaccaattattataattgaaaagaatcaaataataacaaataatgataataaaagtattaTTGATAATACTAGAAAGCcaataattaataaaaataatgttaaGTCATTCcttttacataataaattattaactacgaataatgatgataatatcttacaaaatgataaaaataaacaaaatgtATTTCATTCTACATCccttatttataaaatgtttaataaaagtataaaatttttatttgttgaaattaatcatattaaaaaattcacACAAAACGATTGGAAATGCGTAATTGCTGTTATATTAAATTCAAAAGAATctatcaaatatattttcaaatattATCCTTATCAAATTACTACAACATTATTTTATCCctttaaaaattttctatttatatataatgatgacACAATACCACatgaattattatcacaaagtaatatggaaataattaaattaaatcGTGATCATAGAAATGATGATCATTTGGCTGTGCAAAAATTCTGGAAGAAAATAGAGCACTTCATCCTACAAAAGAGGGATtcaaatttttatattccaaaaaaaaaaaaattagtaTAA
- a CDS encoding phosphomethylpyrimidine kinase, putative, whose product MEEHPKILSIAGSDSCAGAGMQADLKTAMSLGCHCCTILVVLTAQNTKEVKSIIEVDEKFIVEQLDAIFTDITIEVVKLGVLYSKKIISLIHNYIRNINKMREKKLLVVFDPVFVSSSGCMLVENLDYVKYALDLICPLSCIITPNFHECKVILEALNLNIDINNIRTSDLCKLVTEKLNINACLFKSCNIDINTEDENKLYAVDHLCIKNDKDCDTKIKQNLSYDVYKLKSKRNPQKDIHGTGCTLSTAISCFLSKKYDIIQACIESKKYIYNCINYAYDLGSKSQGLNHLKAAQHLTDFPELQVIKVD is encoded by the coding sequence atggAAGAACATCCAAAGATTTTGAGCATAGCAGGTAGTGATAGTTGTGCTGGAGCTGGTATGCAAGCTGATTTAAAAACAGCTATGAGTTTAGGTTGTCATTGTTGTACTATTTTAGTTGTATTAACAGCTCAGAATACTAAAGAAGTAAAATCCATTATAGAGGTAGATGAGAAATTTATTGTTGAACAGTTGGATGCAATATTTACAGACATAACAATTGAAGTAGTTAAATTAGGGGTTTTATATTctaagaaaataatatcattaattcataattatataagaaatattaataaaatgagAGAGAAAAAACTACTGGTAGTTTTTGACCCAGTTTTTGTATCAAGTTCTGGATGTATGTTAGTAGAAAACTTAGATTATGTTAAATACGCTTTGGATTTAATTTGCCCTTTAAGTTGTATTATTACACCGAATTTTCATGAATGTAAAGTTATTTTAGAAGctttaaatttaaatatagatataaataatatcaGAACAAGTGATTTATGTAAGCTAGTAAcagaaaaattaaatattaatgcttgtttatttaaaagttgtaatatagatataaatacggaagatgaaaataaattatatgcCGTTGATcatttatgtataaaaaatgataaagattgtgatacaaaaataaaacaaaatttatCTTATGATGTATATAAACTAAAATCAAAAAGAAATCCACAAAAAGATATACACGGGACGGGTTGTACTTTATCAACAGCTATATCATGTTTCTTATCCAAgaaatatgatattataCAAGCTTGTATTGAAtctaaaaaatatatttataattgtATTAATTATGCTTATGACCTTGGAAGTAAAAGTCAAGGATTAAATCATTTAAAAGCTGCACAACATTTAACAGACTTCCCTGAATTACAAGTTATTAAAGTTGATTAA